One genomic region from Anopheles bellator chromosome 2, idAnoBellAS_SP24_06.2, whole genome shotgun sequence encodes:
- the LOC131210701 gene encoding uncharacterized protein LOC131210701, translating into MKKRLTIPLDRYHGQDGPRQRRNTLNRARYMVKKCLEADAERVDSVAGPSGISDVPASAVAVDVQDVPTTAADVPEIIEQTELEAESEDDDTDVSFDEVYDEDLSDEFDGEDVDPEIVEQTEPETTDERFRHALKEWFFLNNVRSVNTFC; encoded by the coding sequence ATGAAGAAACGACTGACCATCCCATTGGATCGCTACCATGGACAAGACGGTCCAAGACAGCGACGGAACACTTTAAACAGAGCGCGCTATATGGTGAAGAAATGCTTGGAAGCTGACGCAGAAAGGGTCGATAGTGTCGCCGGACCTTCCGGCATTTCCGATGTTcctgcttctgctgttgccgtAGACGTTCAGGACGTTCCTACCACCGCGGCCGATGTTCCGGAGATTATCGAACAGACCGAGTTAGAAGCAGAGTCAGAGGACGACGACACAGATGTTTCGTTCGATGAAGTTTACGACGAGGATCTGTCCGATGAGTTCGACGGAGAAGACGTGGACCCGGAAATCGTcgaacaaaccgaacccgaaaccaccGATGAACGTTTCCGGCACGCTCTGAAGGAGTGGTTTTTCCTGAACAACGTTCGGTCGGTCAACACGTTCTGTTAG
- the LOC131209944 gene encoding lysophospholipid acyltransferase 7 isoform X2: MKDDIIYLVLLGSCIGFGQYYRKIRDPGQKKLIGTAVGLLVVLSVSGFHMLHMLFCYLASALLIIYASLCHLACFGFMFGYLFFFRSLAMLGYESPPGHTNMIQMILTLKLVGLAFEVNTAYGKSKAVAATGGGDAGASSETDRVLLTLDMADIFHYSFNYVGVLTGPYITYKTYHDAIHLPFSGRADCVGATVEKLKMVPLYAALFLLVSYVWPLEYATSDQFFELRPFLYRLWYVWPTFFIFRMRIYTGILLSECVCTMAGVGAYPVALASKPGNGPTKEVVGGLEGPYDFEAVRNIDILNTERCWTFREAMKYWNMCVQYWMAMNVYKRFPSKKYRTLATLGVSAIWHGVYPGYYFCICGAPFYLPIEDLYVKLFLKDATGQRRLVLNVICWISKFFAFSYMGIAFLLLTVDKIWHYYSSVYHFGYVLWIGMYGVGVLIAKQRKAAAKREDRSREQIAKSTKGD, from the exons ATGAAGGACGACATAATCtatttggtgctgctgggctCGTGCATCGGGTTTGGCCAGTACTACCGCAAGATCCGCGATCCGGGGCAAAAGAAGCTGATCGGGACCGCGGttgggctgctggtggtgctatCGGTCAGCGGATTCCACATGCTGCACATGCTGTTCTGCTATCTCGCCAGCGCCCTGCTGATAATCTATGCTAGTC TGTGTCATTTGGCCTGCTTCGGCTTTATGTTCGGATACCTGTTCttcttccgttcgctcgcgATGCTAGGCTATGAATCGCCGCCGGGCCACACGAACATGATCCAAATGATTCTCACCCTCAAGCTGGTCGGATTGGCGTTCGAGGTGAATACGGCCTACGGCAAGTCGAAAGCGgtagcggccaccggcggcggtgatgcCGGAGCGTCGAGCGAAACCGATCGTGTTCTGCTGACGCTCGATATGGCTGACATTTTCCACTACAGCTTCAATTACGTCGGTGTGCTGACCGGGCCCTACATTACGTACAAAACATACCATGACGCTATCCACCTGCCGTTCAGTGGACGCGCGGATTGTGTTGGGGCCACGGTGGAAAAACTTAAGATGGTACCTCTGTACGCCGCACTGTTTCTGCTCGTTTCGTACGTTTGGCCACTCGAG TACGCGACAAGTGACCAGTTCTTCGAACTGCGCCCGTTCCTCTATCGTCTCTGGTACGTGTGGCCGACATTCTTCATTTTCCGTATGCGCATCTACACCGGTATCCTGCTGAGTGAGTGTGTTTGCACGATGGCCGGTGTCGGGGCTTACCCGGTGGCGCTGGCCAGCAAACCGGGCAACGGACCGACGAAGGAAGTCGTCGGGGGGCTCGAGGGACCGTACGACTTTGAGGCGGTGCGCAATATCGATATATTAAACACCGAGCGCTGTTGGACGTTCCGCGAGGCAATGAAGTACTGGAACATGTGCGTCCAATATTGGATGGCCATGAACGTCTATAAGCGCTTCCCGAGCAAAAAGTATCGAACCCTGGCCACTCTCGGCGTTTCCGCTATCTGGCACGGCGTGTACCCGGGCTACTATTTCTGCATCTGCGGCGCCCCGTTCTATTTGCCGATCGAGGATCTGTACGTGAAGCTGTTTCTGAAGGACGCGACCGGCCAGCGGCGGTTGGTGCTCAACGTGATCTGCTGGATATCAAAGTTCTTTGCCTTTTCGTACATGGGCATTGCGTTCCTGCTGCTAACGGTGGACAAAATATGGCACTACTACAGCTCGGTCTACCACTTTGGCTACGTGCTGTGGATTGGCATGTACGGCGTTGGGGTGCTGATTGCCAAGCAGAGAAAGGCTGCCGCAAAGCGCGAGGATCGATCGCGAGAGCAAATCGCAAAGAGTACAAAGGGCGATTAA
- the LOC131209944 gene encoding lysophospholipid acyltransferase 7 isoform X1: MKDDIIYLVLLGSCIGFGQYYRKIRDPGQKKLIGTAVGLLVVLSVSGFHMLHMLFCYLASALLIIYASRKVCHLACFGFMFGYLFFFRSLAMLGYESPPGHTNMIQMILTLKLVGLAFEVNTAYGKSKAVAATGGGDAGASSETDRVLLTLDMADIFHYSFNYVGVLTGPYITYKTYHDAIHLPFSGRADCVGATVEKLKMVPLYAALFLLVSYVWPLEYATSDQFFELRPFLYRLWYVWPTFFIFRMRIYTGILLSECVCTMAGVGAYPVALASKPGNGPTKEVVGGLEGPYDFEAVRNIDILNTERCWTFREAMKYWNMCVQYWMAMNVYKRFPSKKYRTLATLGVSAIWHGVYPGYYFCICGAPFYLPIEDLYVKLFLKDATGQRRLVLNVICWISKFFAFSYMGIAFLLLTVDKIWHYYSSVYHFGYVLWIGMYGVGVLIAKQRKAAAKREDRSREQIAKSTKGD; this comes from the exons ATGAAGGACGACATAATCtatttggtgctgctgggctCGTGCATCGGGTTTGGCCAGTACTACCGCAAGATCCGCGATCCGGGGCAAAAGAAGCTGATCGGGACCGCGGttgggctgctggtggtgctatCGGTCAGCGGATTCCACATGCTGCACATGCTGTTCTGCTATCTCGCCAGCGCCCTGCTGATAATCTATGCTAGTCGCAA AGTGTGTCATTTGGCCTGCTTCGGCTTTATGTTCGGATACCTGTTCttcttccgttcgctcgcgATGCTAGGCTATGAATCGCCGCCGGGCCACACGAACATGATCCAAATGATTCTCACCCTCAAGCTGGTCGGATTGGCGTTCGAGGTGAATACGGCCTACGGCAAGTCGAAAGCGgtagcggccaccggcggcggtgatgcCGGAGCGTCGAGCGAAACCGATCGTGTTCTGCTGACGCTCGATATGGCTGACATTTTCCACTACAGCTTCAATTACGTCGGTGTGCTGACCGGGCCCTACATTACGTACAAAACATACCATGACGCTATCCACCTGCCGTTCAGTGGACGCGCGGATTGTGTTGGGGCCACGGTGGAAAAACTTAAGATGGTACCTCTGTACGCCGCACTGTTTCTGCTCGTTTCGTACGTTTGGCCACTCGAG TACGCGACAAGTGACCAGTTCTTCGAACTGCGCCCGTTCCTCTATCGTCTCTGGTACGTGTGGCCGACATTCTTCATTTTCCGTATGCGCATCTACACCGGTATCCTGCTGAGTGAGTGTGTTTGCACGATGGCCGGTGTCGGGGCTTACCCGGTGGCGCTGGCCAGCAAACCGGGCAACGGACCGACGAAGGAAGTCGTCGGGGGGCTCGAGGGACCGTACGACTTTGAGGCGGTGCGCAATATCGATATATTAAACACCGAGCGCTGTTGGACGTTCCGCGAGGCAATGAAGTACTGGAACATGTGCGTCCAATATTGGATGGCCATGAACGTCTATAAGCGCTTCCCGAGCAAAAAGTATCGAACCCTGGCCACTCTCGGCGTTTCCGCTATCTGGCACGGCGTGTACCCGGGCTACTATTTCTGCATCTGCGGCGCCCCGTTCTATTTGCCGATCGAGGATCTGTACGTGAAGCTGTTTCTGAAGGACGCGACCGGCCAGCGGCGGTTGGTGCTCAACGTGATCTGCTGGATATCAAAGTTCTTTGCCTTTTCGTACATGGGCATTGCGTTCCTGCTGCTAACGGTGGACAAAATATGGCACTACTACAGCTCGGTCTACCACTTTGGCTACGTGCTGTGGATTGGCATGTACGGCGTTGGGGTGCTGATTGCCAAGCAGAGAAAGGCTGCCGCAAAGCGCGAGGATCGATCGCGAGAGCAAATCGCAAAGAGTACAAAGGGCGATTAA
- the LOC131208487 gene encoding RING finger and CHY zinc finger domain-containing protein 1: protein MDGGKKPIPTANNANNGAAAMTTATGGGQQNEKRVGCAHYKRRAKFVTPCCNKFYMCRYCHDENETHFFNRKTVTELICTECNTRQRVQAECEKCGVRFGRYTCLVCNLFDDEDRNQYHCDGCGICRVGGRGRFFHCEVCNMCLPLQLKYDGHRCVENVSRSNCPVCLDDIHTSRIPCHIPDCGHLLHRTCFEELLSSGHYACPTCQTSMMDMNQLWEFLDAEVAATPMPKEYENYYVDILCKDCHKESTVKFHVVGLKCTHCGAYNTCRTKTKPIDGTSNGSSGSGAPVPLPPPRMTTTAMATVSSSPHTLPTAASSIHNENGTTLRLNHLLNGESSTTSVIEGGGPSTSTAPSASSASSSSSSSSSTGSASSSSTMVSTGVSLTGQRNGLLAAHNGPQVNATPGRSNTNSSDSSSSSSSSTSGRRPPNDDGDGGDGVSGATAVDSNGPVTNGTTSTVASSNADGGESSGSPPICDDRSSSFNSNSHDGAAQI from the exons ATGGACGGCGGCAAGAAACCGATCCCAACGGCCAATAATGCCAATAATGGCGCGGCAGCGatgacgacggccaccggtggcggacAGCAGAACGAGAAACGGGTCGGCTGTGCACACTACAAGCGGCGGGCAAAGTTTGTG ACCCCATGCTGTAACAAGTTCTACATGTGCCGGTACTGCCACGACGAGAACGAGACGCATTTCTTCAACCGGAAAACGGTCACCGAGCTGATCTGCACCGAGTGCAATACGCGGCAGCGAGTGCAGGCCGAGTGTGAAAAGTGTGGCGTGCGGTTCGGACGG TACACCTGTCTGGTATGTAATCTATTCGACGACGAGGATCGTAATCAGTATCACTGTGATGGATGCGGCATTTGTCgtgtcggtggccgtggtcgcTTCTTTCACTGCGAAGTATGCAACATGTGCCTGCCGCTGCAGCTGAAGTACGATGGCCATCGG TGCGTGGAAAATGTGTCCCGTTCCAACTGTCCCGTCTGCCTGGACGACATACACACTTCGCGCATTCCCTGCCACATTCCGGACTGTGGCCATCTGCTACATCGAACGTGTTTCGAGGAGCTG CTCTCATCCGGTCACTATGCTTGCCCCACCTGCCAGACATCGATGATGGACATGAACCAGCTGTGGGAGTTCCTGGACGCGGAGGTAGCTGCAACGCCCATGCCAAAGGAGTACGAAAACTATTACGTTGACATTCTGTGTAAGGATTGCCATAAG GAATCGACGGTAAAGTTCCACGTGGTAGGTCTCAAATGTACGCATTGCGGGGCCTACAATACCTGCCGGACGAAGACGAAACCAATCGATGGAACGAGCAATGGAAGCAGTGGTAGCGGCGCACCAGtaccactaccaccgccacGCATGACCACGACAGCAATGGCTACGGTATCGTCGTCGCCGCACACGCTGCCAACAGCGGCCAGTAGCATTCACAATGAAAACG GAACGACGTTACGATTGAATCACCTGTTGAATGGTGAAAGTTCTACGACCTCAGTCATCGAGGGCGGAGGACCTAGTACGTCAACGGCACCGTCGGCTTCTTCCGCGTCGtcctcctcatcatcatcgtcctccaCTGGCTCTGCGTCATCGTCCTCGACGATGGTGAGCACTGGCGTGTCGCTCACCGGACAACGGAACGGACTGCTCGCGGCTCATAATGGCCCACAAGTAAACGCGACACCCGGCCGGAGCAACACGAACAGTAGCGATAGCTCCAGCAGCTCTTCCAGCAGTACCAGTGGCCGAAGGCCACCGaacgatgacggcgatggcggcgatggtgtTAGTGGTGCAACTGCGGTTGATAGTAATGGTCCCGTTACCAATGGAACCACCAGTaccgtggccagcagcaatGCTGATGGGGGTGAAAGCTCTGGCTCGCCACCGATCTGCGACGATCGTTCCTCCTCGTTCAATAGCAATAGTCACGACGGTGCCGCGCAAATCTGA
- the LOC131210982 gene encoding arrestin domain-containing protein 3-like has translation MDYIKELDIRLDKEYYYAGEVLSGRVIMHTTENFKLKSIRLQLRGKAHVEWKVFVSGDKRTVKDDQIYIDERAVIWGERAGDGLDVSVPVLVRGQHQFPFRFNIPETNLPCSFESRACYIRYFVKVTIDIPYASPPQGIKYFTIIGPHIDCMDEQYLKPVSGQDKKVRCCLCCAKGPVTLSCSLDRTAFCCGETLKLKSIIDNQGEEAVKLKVRLLQYCEFFVERGVLGVTKEVQHLVVEYKGETVVPNERQDTCASLRIPTVPTTMMGVCRLAQIYYTLVACLEFDKSGDDLQINFPITIGTVPFRIPNSNLQPHIGYDVAIDHVEGGIYIGPEFLLGEVYDGCNVSDNEHRDVAPLYRPVYLNVVRSSQQISAKAVERNNRRQSASAALGGCQTASDSGAGASSSSGGANGGSGEPLQRFRK, from the exons ATGGACTACATCAAAGAGCTCGACATCCGACTCGACAAGGAGTACTACTACGCGGGCGAAGTGCTCTCCGGGCGGGTAATAATGCACACGACGGAAAATTTCAAGCTAAAGT CCATCCGGTTGCAGCTGCGGGGCAAAGCTCACGTCGAGTGGAAGGTGTTTGTGTCCGGAGACAAAAGAACG GTTAAGGATGACCAGATCTACATCGACGAGCGGGCCGTGATCtggggcgagcgggccggcgATGGTCTGGACGTGAGCGTCCCGGTGCTTGTACGTGGCCAGCATCAGTTCCCGTTCCGGTTCAACATTCCCGAAACCAACCTGCCCTGTAGCTTCGAGTCACGTGCCTGTTACATCCGTTATTTCGTCAAG GTTACGATTGACATACCGTACGCTTCGCCACCACAAGGAATCAAGTACTTCACCATCATCGGACCACACATAGACTGCATGGACGAGCAATATCTG AAACCGGTGTCGGGGCAGGACAAGAAGGTGCGGTGCTGCCTCTGCTGCGCCAAGGGTCCCGTCACGCTGAG CTGTTCCCTCGACCGGACCGCCTTCTGCTGCGGCGAGACGCTGAAGCTGAAATCAATAATCGACAATCAGGGCGAGGAAGCGGTCAAGCTGAAGGTACGCCTGCTGCAGTACTGCGAGTTCTTCGTCGAGCGCGGCGTCCTGGGCGTTACGAAGGAGGTGCAGCATCTGGTGGTGGAGTACAAGGGCGAAACGGTGGTCCCGAACGAGCGGCAGGATACGTGCGCGAGCCTACGCATCCCGACCGTGCCGACCACCATGATGGGCGTGTGTCGATTGGCACAGATCTACTACACCCTCGTG GCCTGCCTGGAGTTCGATAAATCGGGCGATGATTTGCAGATTAACTTCCCCATCACGATCGGCACGGTGCCGTTCCGAATACCGAACAGCAATCTGCAGCCCCACATCGGATACG ATGTGGCCATCGACCACGTTGAAGGCGGCATCTACATCGGTCCGGAGTTTCTGCTCGGTGAGGTGTACGACGGGTGTAACGTGAGCGACAACGAGCACCGGGACGTGGCTCCCCTGTACCGGCCCGTCTACCTGAACGTGGTCCGCAGCTCGCAGCAAATATCGGCCAAAGCCGTGGAACGTAACAACCGACGGCAGTCGGCATCGGCCGCGCTCGGAGGTTGCCAAACGGCCTCCGACAGCGGCGCAGGGGCGAGTAGCAGCTCCGGTGGAGCGAACGGTGGCAGCGGAGAGCCACTTCAACGCTTCCGGAAGTAG